One segment of Streptomyces sp. NBC_01463 DNA contains the following:
- the hisD gene encoding histidinol dehydrogenase: MISRIDLRGDALPEGGALRDLLPRAEFDVEAALETVRPICEDVRHRGSAAVIDWGERLDGVRLDSVRVPAGAITDALTTLDPAVRAALEESIRRARLVHREQRRTTHTTQVVPGGTVTEKWLPVERVGLYVPGGRSVYPSSVVMNVVPAQEAGVEGIAVASPPQKEFGGLPHPTILAACALLGVDEVYAAGGSQAVAMFAYGTEDCLPVNLVTGPGNIYVAAAKRLLKGRIGIDAEAGPTEIAILADGTADPVHVAADLISQAEHDPMAAAVLVTDSEELAAATEAELKPQVAATKHVTDRIEPALAGRQSAIVLVNDLEDGLKVVDAYAAEHLEIQTADAAAVAGRVRNAGAIFVGPWSPVSLGDYCAGSNHVLPTGGCACHSSGLSVQSFLRGIHIVDYTRDALAEVTHHVVTLAEAEDLPAHGAALKARFGWKVPQQ, translated from the coding sequence GTGATCTCTCGAATCGATCTGCGCGGCGATGCCCTCCCCGAGGGCGGCGCCCTGCGCGACCTGCTGCCCCGTGCCGAGTTCGACGTGGAAGCCGCCCTGGAGACGGTGCGGCCCATCTGCGAGGACGTACGCCATCGTGGCTCAGCGGCAGTGATCGACTGGGGGGAGAGGCTCGACGGGGTGCGGCTGGACTCGGTCCGGGTCCCGGCCGGCGCGATCACCGATGCCCTGACGACGCTCGACCCCGCCGTGCGCGCCGCCCTCGAGGAGTCGATCCGCCGCGCCCGGCTCGTCCACCGCGAGCAGCGCCGCACCACGCACACCACCCAGGTCGTCCCCGGCGGCACCGTCACCGAGAAGTGGCTGCCGGTCGAGCGCGTCGGGCTGTACGTGCCGGGCGGGCGCTCGGTCTACCCGTCGTCCGTCGTGATGAACGTGGTCCCGGCGCAGGAGGCGGGGGTCGAGGGCATCGCCGTCGCGTCCCCGCCGCAGAAGGAGTTCGGCGGACTGCCGCACCCGACGATCCTGGCCGCCTGCGCGCTGCTCGGTGTCGACGAGGTGTACGCGGCCGGCGGCTCCCAGGCCGTCGCGATGTTCGCGTACGGCACCGAGGACTGCCTGCCGGTGAACCTCGTCACCGGCCCCGGCAACATCTACGTCGCCGCCGCCAAGCGTCTCCTGAAGGGCCGCATCGGCATCGACGCCGAGGCCGGCCCCACCGAGATCGCCATCCTCGCCGACGGCACCGCCGACCCGGTGCACGTCGCCGCCGACCTGATCAGCCAGGCCGAGCACGACCCGATGGCCGCCGCGGTGCTGGTCACCGACTCCGAGGAGCTCGCCGCCGCCACCGAGGCCGAGCTGAAGCCGCAGGTCGCCGCGACCAAGCACGTCACCGACCGGATCGAACCCGCGCTGGCCGGCCGGCAGTCCGCGATCGTCCTGGTCAACGACCTGGAGGACGGCCTCAAGGTCGTCGACGCGTACGCCGCCGAGCACCTGGAGATCCAGACCGCCGACGCCGCGGCCGTCGCCGGCCGGGTCCGTAACGCCGGCGCGATCTTCGTCGGCCCCTGGTCGCCCGTCTCCCTCGGCGACTACTGCGCCGGCTCCAACCACGTCCTGCCCACCGGCGGCTGCGCCTGCCACTCCTCGGGCCTGTCCGTGCAGTCCTTCCTGCGCGGCATCCACATCGTCGACTACACGCGCGACGCGCTCGCCGAGGTCACCCACCACGTGGTGACCCTCGCCGAGGCGGAGGACCTCCCCGCCCACGGCGCCGCTCTCAAGGCCAGGTTCGGGTGGAAGGTTCCGCAGCAGTGA
- a CDS encoding histidinol-phosphate transaminase — MTNSDTPRGNTRIDDLPVRDELRGQSPYGAPQLDVPVRLNTNENPYPLPEALVDRIAERVREAARDLNRYPDRDAVELRTELARYLTRTAGHEVGRANVWAANGSNEVLQQLLQTFGGPGRTAIGFEPSYSMHALIARGTGTGWISGPRNEDFTIDVDAARAVIAQERPDVVFITSPNNPTGTAVDAGTVLALYDAAQAAGPSMVVVDEAYGEFSHHASLLPLIEGRPHLVLSRTMSKAFGAAGLRLGYLAADPAVVDAVQLVRLPYHLSSVTQATALAALEHTDTLLGYVAQLKGERDRIVTELRALGFDVTDSDANFVQFGRFADSHTAWQYILDRGVLVRDNGVPGRLRVSAGTPAENDAFLDAVRELKKEHDA; from the coding sequence GTGACGAACAGCGACACCCCTCGCGGGAACACCCGCATCGACGACCTCCCCGTCCGCGACGAACTGCGCGGCCAGTCGCCGTACGGCGCCCCCCAGCTCGACGTACCGGTCCGGCTGAACACCAACGAGAACCCCTACCCGCTCCCCGAGGCGCTGGTCGACCGGATCGCCGAACGGGTCCGCGAGGCCGCCCGCGACCTCAACCGCTACCCCGACCGGGACGCCGTCGAGCTCCGCACCGAGCTCGCCCGCTACCTCACCCGCACCGCCGGGCACGAGGTCGGCCGCGCCAACGTGTGGGCGGCCAACGGCTCCAACGAGGTGCTCCAGCAACTGCTGCAGACCTTCGGCGGGCCGGGCCGTACCGCCATCGGCTTCGAGCCCTCGTACTCGATGCACGCCCTCATCGCCCGCGGCACCGGCACCGGCTGGATCTCCGGACCGCGCAACGAGGACTTCACCATCGACGTCGACGCGGCCCGCGCGGTCATCGCGCAGGAGCGCCCCGACGTCGTCTTCATCACCTCGCCCAACAACCCCACCGGCACCGCCGTGGACGCCGGGACCGTCCTCGCGCTGTACGACGCCGCGCAGGCCGCGGGCCCGTCGATGGTCGTGGTCGACGAGGCGTACGGCGAGTTCAGCCACCACGCCTCGCTGCTCCCGCTGATCGAGGGCCGCCCGCACCTGGTGCTCTCCCGCACCATGTCCAAGGCGTTCGGCGCCGCCGGGCTGCGGCTCGGCTACCTCGCCGCGGACCCGGCCGTCGTCGACGCCGTCCAGCTGGTGCGGCTGCCGTACCACCTGTCCTCGGTCACCCAGGCCACCGCGCTCGCCGCCCTGGAGCACACCGATACGCTCCTCGGGTACGTCGCGCAGCTCAAGGGCGAGCGCGACCGGATCGTCACCGAGCTGCGCGCTCTCGGCTTCGACGTCACCGACTCGGACGCCAACTTCGTCCAGTTCGGCCGCTTCGCCGACAGCCACACCGCCTGGCAGTACATCCTCGACCGGGGCGTCCTGGTCCGGGACAACGGCGTACCGGGACGGCTGCGGGTCTCCGCGGGGACCCCGGCAGAGAACGACGCGTTCCTCGATGCGGTACGCGAACTGAAGAAGGAGCACGACGCATGA
- the hisB gene encoding imidazoleglycerol-phosphate dehydratase HisB: MTREARVGRVERTTKETSVLVEINLDGSGKVDVATGVGFYDHMLDQLGRHGLFDLTVKTDGDLHIDSHHTIEDTALALGAAFKQALGDKVGIYRFGNCTVPLDESLAQVTVDLSGRPYLVHTEPENMAPMIGEYDTTMTRHILESFVAQAQIALHVHVPYGRNAHHIVECQFKALARALRYASEHDPRAAGILPSTKGAL, encoded by the coding sequence ATGACTCGCGAGGCCCGCGTAGGAAGAGTGGAGCGGACCACCAAAGAAACCTCCGTGCTCGTCGAGATCAACCTCGACGGCAGCGGCAAGGTCGATGTCGCGACCGGGGTCGGGTTCTACGACCACATGCTCGACCAGCTGGGCCGCCACGGACTGTTCGACCTCACGGTCAAGACCGACGGCGACCTGCACATCGACTCGCACCACACCATCGAGGACACCGCCCTCGCGCTCGGCGCCGCCTTCAAGCAGGCCCTCGGCGACAAGGTCGGCATCTACCGCTTCGGCAACTGCACCGTCCCGCTGGACGAGTCGCTCGCCCAGGTCACCGTCGACCTCTCCGGCCGCCCCTACCTCGTGCACACCGAGCCCGAGAACATGGCGCCGATGATCGGCGAGTACGACACGACGATGACCCGGCACATCCTGGAGTCCTTCGTCGCCCAGGCACAGATCGCCCTGCACGTCCACGTCCCGTACGGGCGCAACGCGCACCACATCGTGGAGTGCCAGTTCAAGGCGCTCGCCCGGGCCCTGCGCTACGCCAGCGAGCACGACCCGCGCGCGGCCGGCATCCTCCCCTCCACGAAGGGCGCGCTGTGA
- the hisH gene encoding imidazole glycerol phosphate synthase subunit HisH, whose translation MDTKKKVVVFDYGFGNVRSAERALAHVGADVEITRDFDTAMNADGLLVPGVGAFSACMEGLRKARGEWIIGRRLSGGRPVMGICVGMQILFERGIEHGVETEGLDEWPGTVGPLKADVVPHMGWNTVESPGDSRLFAGLDPEARYYFVHSYAAHDWSLEVTNAKIRAPKVTWATHGERFVAAVENGALWATQFHPEKSGDAGAQLLTNWIETL comes from the coding sequence GTGGACACCAAGAAGAAGGTCGTCGTCTTCGACTACGGCTTCGGCAACGTGCGGTCCGCCGAACGCGCCCTCGCCCATGTCGGCGCCGACGTCGAGATCACCCGCGACTTCGACACGGCGATGAACGCCGACGGGCTGCTGGTGCCCGGCGTCGGAGCGTTCTCCGCCTGCATGGAGGGCCTGAGGAAGGCCCGCGGCGAATGGATCATCGGCCGCAGGCTCTCCGGCGGCCGCCCCGTCATGGGCATCTGCGTCGGTATGCAGATCCTCTTCGAGCGCGGCATCGAGCACGGCGTGGAGACCGAGGGGCTCGACGAGTGGCCCGGCACGGTCGGCCCGCTCAAGGCCGACGTCGTCCCGCACATGGGCTGGAACACCGTCGAGTCCCCCGGGGACTCCCGGCTGTTCGCCGGACTCGACCCCGAGGCCCGGTACTACTTCGTGCACTCCTACGCGGCGCACGACTGGTCCCTCGAAGTCACCAACGCCAAGATCCGCGCCCCCAAGGTCACTTGGGCCACGCACGGCGAACGGTTCGTGGCGGCCGTGGAGAACGGCGCGCTGTGGGCCACCCAGTTCCACCCCGAGAAGTCCGGCGATGCCGGCGCCCAGCTGCTGACCAACTGGATCGAGACGCTGTAA
- the priA gene encoding bifunctional 1-(5-phosphoribosyl)-5-((5-phosphoribosylamino)methylideneamino)imidazole-4-carboxamide isomerase/phosphoribosylanthranilate isomerase PriA → MPKLELLPAVDVRDGQAVRLVHGESGSETSYGSPLEAALAWQRSGAEWLHLVDLDAAFGTGDNRALIAEVAGAMDIKVELSGGIRDDASLAAALATGCRRVNLGTAALETPEWVAKVIAEHGDKIAVGLDVRGTTLRGRGWTRDGGDLYETLARLDSEGCARYVVTDIAKDGTLQGPNLELLKNVCAATDKPVVASGGVSSLDDLRAISSLVPAGVEGAIVGKALYAKAFTLEEALEAVSV, encoded by the coding sequence ATGCCGAAGCTTGAACTGCTTCCCGCCGTAGACGTCCGCGACGGCCAGGCGGTCCGCCTGGTGCACGGGGAGTCCGGCTCCGAGACCTCCTACGGCTCCCCGCTGGAGGCCGCACTCGCCTGGCAGCGCTCCGGCGCCGAGTGGCTGCACCTCGTCGACCTGGACGCCGCCTTCGGCACCGGTGACAACCGCGCCCTCATCGCCGAGGTCGCCGGCGCCATGGACATCAAGGTCGAGCTCTCCGGCGGCATCCGCGACGACGCCTCGCTCGCCGCCGCCCTCGCCACCGGCTGCCGCCGCGTCAACCTCGGCACCGCCGCCCTGGAGACCCCGGAGTGGGTCGCCAAGGTCATCGCCGAGCACGGCGACAAGATCGCGGTCGGCCTCGACGTCCGCGGCACCACGCTGCGCGGCCGCGGCTGGACCCGCGACGGCGGCGACCTCTACGAGACGCTCGCCCGCCTCGACTCCGAGGGCTGCGCCCGCTACGTCGTCACCGACATCGCCAAGGACGGCACGCTCCAGGGCCCCAACCTGGAGCTCCTGAAGAACGTCTGCGCCGCCACCGACAAGCCCGTCGTCGCCTCCGGCGGCGTCTCCTCGCTCGACGACCTGCGGGCCATCTCCTCGCTCGTCCCGGCGGGCGTCGAGGGCGCGATCGTCGGCAAGGCGCTGTACGCGAAGGCGTTCACGCTCGAAGAGGCCCTGGAGGCGGTCTCCGTATGA
- a CDS encoding RidA family protein yields the protein MTDSVRRISSGAPWEEKFGYSRAVELPNGLVLVAGCTSVVGGAISAGGPYEQTVTSFQVAFEALKELGLGREDVVRTRMYVTHARDTDEVGRAHKELFDAVRPASSMLIVSGLVDPSLVVEVEVEAYRAGAR from the coding sequence ATGACGGACTCCGTACGCCGGATCTCCTCCGGCGCCCCCTGGGAGGAGAAGTTCGGTTACTCCCGCGCCGTCGAACTGCCGAACGGGCTGGTGCTGGTGGCCGGCTGCACGTCGGTGGTGGGCGGCGCGATCTCGGCCGGCGGTCCCTACGAGCAGACCGTCACCTCCTTCCAGGTCGCCTTCGAGGCGCTGAAGGAGCTCGGCCTCGGCCGCGAGGACGTCGTCCGTACCCGGATGTACGTCACGCACGCCCGGGACACCGACGAGGTCGGCCGCGCCCACAAGGAGCTGTTCGACGCGGTGCGTCCCGCGTCCTCCATGCTCATCGTGTCCGGTCTCGTCGACCCGAGCCTGGTCGTCGAGGTCGAGGTCGAGGCCTACCGGGCAGGTGCGCGATGA
- the hisF gene encoding imidazole glycerol phosphate synthase subunit HisF: protein MTLAVRVIPCLDVDKGRVVKGVNFQNLRDAGDPVEMAKLYDAEGADELTFLDITASSGDRETTYDVVRRTAEQVFIPLTVGGGVRTPDDVDKLLRAGADKVGVNTAAIARPELIREIAERFGRQVLVLSVDARRTPAGTFEVTTHGGRKGTGIDAVEWAHRAAELGAGEILLNSMDADGTKDGYDTEMIAAVRKHVSVPVIASGGAGRLADFAPAIDAGADAVLAASVFHFGDLRISEVKGALREAGHPVR from the coding sequence ATGACGCTCGCGGTCCGTGTCATCCCCTGCCTCGACGTCGACAAGGGCCGGGTCGTCAAGGGCGTCAACTTCCAGAACCTGCGCGACGCCGGTGACCCCGTCGAGATGGCGAAGCTGTACGACGCCGAGGGCGCCGACGAGCTGACCTTCCTCGACATCACCGCGTCCAGCGGCGACCGGGAGACGACCTACGACGTGGTGCGCCGCACCGCCGAGCAGGTCTTCATCCCGCTCACCGTCGGCGGCGGTGTCCGCACCCCCGACGACGTCGACAAGCTGCTGCGGGCCGGCGCCGACAAGGTCGGCGTCAACACCGCGGCCATCGCCCGGCCGGAGCTGATCCGGGAGATCGCCGAACGCTTCGGCCGCCAGGTGCTCGTCCTGTCCGTGGACGCCCGCCGCACCCCGGCGGGCACCTTCGAGGTCACCACGCACGGCGGCCGCAAGGGCACCGGCATCGACGCCGTCGAATGGGCGCACCGGGCAGCCGAACTCGGCGCGGGCGAGATCCTGCTCAACTCGATGGACGCCGACGGCACCAAGGACGGCTACGACACCGAGATGATCGCCGCCGTCCGCAAGCACGTGAGCGTGCCCGTCATCGCCTCCGGCGGCGCGGGCCGGCTCGCGGACTTCGCCCCGGCCATCGACGCCGGGGCCGACGCGGTCCTCGCCGCGTCCGTCTTCCACTTCGGCGATCTGCGGATCTCCGAGGTCAAGGGCGCTCTGCGGGAGGCCGGTCACCCGGTCCGCTGA
- a CDS encoding alpha/beta hydrolase, with protein sequence MSKSRSRVVKGLLAAAVATAGLCTALIPGAQAADNPYERGPAPSNTSIEASRGSYAVSQTSVSSLSVSGFGGGTIYYPTSTTDGTFGAVAISPGFTAYQSSIAWLGPRLASQGFVVFTIDTNTTLDQPDSRGRQLLAALDYLTKTSSVRTRIDTSRLGVMGHSMGGGGTLEAAKSRTSLKAAIPLTGWNLDTTWPEVRTPTLIFGADGDTIAPVATHSEPFYQSLPSTLDKAYVELRGATHFTPNSSNTTIAKYSISWLKRFIDNDTRYEQFLCPLPAVSLTVAESRGNCPHTS encoded by the coding sequence ATGTCCAAGAGCCGCTCCCGCGTCGTCAAGGGCCTGCTGGCCGCAGCCGTCGCCACCGCGGGCCTGTGCACCGCGCTGATCCCCGGCGCCCAGGCCGCCGACAACCCCTACGAGCGCGGCCCGGCCCCCAGCAACACGAGCATCGAGGCGAGCCGCGGCTCGTACGCGGTCTCGCAGACCAGCGTCTCCTCGCTGAGCGTCAGCGGCTTCGGCGGCGGCACCATCTACTACCCGACGTCCACGACGGACGGCACCTTCGGCGCGGTCGCCATCTCGCCCGGCTTCACCGCCTACCAGTCCAGCATCGCCTGGCTCGGACCGCGGCTCGCCTCGCAGGGCTTCGTCGTCTTCACCATCGACACCAACACCACGCTGGACCAGCCCGACAGCCGCGGCCGTCAGCTCCTGGCCGCGCTGGACTACCTGACGAAGACCAGTTCGGTGCGGACCCGGATCGACACCTCCCGGCTCGGTGTCATGGGCCACTCCATGGGCGGCGGCGGCACCCTGGAGGCCGCGAAGAGCCGTACCTCGCTGAAGGCGGCGATCCCGCTGACCGGCTGGAACCTCGACACCACCTGGCCCGAGGTCCGCACCCCCACCCTGATCTTCGGCGCGGACGGCGACACCATCGCCCCCGTCGCCACGCACTCGGAGCCCTTCTACCAGTCGCTGCCGAGCACCCTGGACAAGGCGTACGTGGAACTGCGCGGGGCCACGCACTTCACCCCGAACTCCTCCAACACCACGATCGCGAAGTACAGCATTTCGTGGCTGAAGCGCTTCATCGACAACGACACCCGCTACGAGCAGTTCCTGTGCCCGCTGCCGGCGGTGAGCCTGACGGTCGCCGAGTCGCGGGGCAACTGCCCGCACACCTCCTAG